Within Diospyros lotus cultivar Yz01 chromosome 15, ASM1463336v1, whole genome shotgun sequence, the genomic segment ATCTTagacatctctctctctctctctctctctgtattaaTTGGAATAAGAGATAAAAAATGATCTGAGTAAGAGTACTCTTCCTTCCGttctaatattattattatttttaattatttgaacaCAAGtagtgtaagcacccccgcccggatatcccagccgcccggactacccgaacaggagcgcctacggaagggaaaaataatgaaacatgaaacaaaaaccaccctggcatgcatactcaaaaatgagagcaacggaagcaaagctaaacacatgcatgcactacgggaaccccactatcacagcggtcacatgataaataataaacacagactcctgtgccgacatacacgagactcgaggaaagacctggcacagtacaaaataaaagagtaaatcctactcgaacatcagagttgacaaggattgacgggactgcctgtacatcATACCGACTCTGTCACTAAAAGCTGACttccttgccatggcccacgccgccactacctggaatgatggaaagcaaggtgagtcgagagactcagcaagcataaggaagaaaaggctgaagggtacacaaaaccagaaatctcaccccagaataaacccccaggtacacacaagccatgagacgctacaacacaacagctcaatagcataacaaaataatagcacataccggtccttggggcccacataagacacttggcacccaagtcccataccaacctgccgctgccctgaaaggcaacaaatatctccacaaacctgcgcgcgctgtcccaggccggtactcccgtcacctgtatccgtcggtactcccgacaactgagccataggctccctcggaacggtactcccgtccgagaactaaatactatcagtatccatgcaatgcacatagaaatgcaatggcgtagtgagcatcaacgtgatacaaggcgcccatacatccaggcatcaggccatgctccgcccacatagtaaaccacacgccatgcatatgctcgcgctggatgcaacctaaccaaactagaatgtccgtgtccaagcattctcaataaatggatatcccaatatgcatcccgtacccatgtgcatatcaaatcatgaacagtaatacaatgtatctaatcatgcagtaaatcacataccggcagagctagtcagcaatgcccggcaccggtcaacggtcaatgactaggggtgtccacccgacggtccacatcagggccgtaccatagtctaccccaacgtcaccaacaaccgacccctgccccactgctcaatagctctaaccgaaccataaataaatctgagaaaaactgtaagtaagcccgcacgactaggaacctagttccccaactgggttcagcatcattccgaaaggaatgggggcggtacaaacccccttaggctcacaacgaataaaattatagaagcctcagatttaatttaaattaaaacaaatgaataatagttcaaccaataaggtaaggtgccgaattaaagtaagggaggtgataaaatacaggaaatcacggggtcttccacgggaattaaatatcaggaagagagggttaagagcttgcctgaaaccagctgattctgacctcactcgagctcccgatgcaaattaaatcatttcctaacaaataacacaaccgggaccaaaattaattaattttaatcacgaaaaatttataatttaaacatatcacgctctactaatttttatccacgtacctgatcacttcctttgccgaaaactcccaaaattctattattttttccttgCACATATGATCCAAGGTCATTTCCTTTAGTGTTTTAGACACGCACTGACACAGCCAGCTCACTTAATTAGCTCACAACGAATTCACCACAAACTCActtaatatacaaatatatatattatttactattgtttatatctatatataaacacTTAATATACACTATTAAATATACATGGGTCACCTTCCATCTCCAGCGAGAGCATCACCAGGAgctaacaataaaaattattatttactaCTATTAATCTTATCtttacaataacaataacaatattaatataaaacaaaacacacCCAGTGAACACACACGGTATTGAACACACACGGTATTACACTCACACACCTTCACTGTGGAGCATCTTCTACCCCCAACCAAAGCTCCTACTCACTGCCCCTACACATTTACACACTTACAAAGCTCCTTACACTCATGGCTACACTACCTCAAACCTCAAACACTTGGGTAATCACACACCTGCTCACCAGTAAATTCTTTCACCCACGAAACCGATGCCACCCACtgcacatatataaatatatgtatatataaatatatatatatatatatatatatatatactcacaaACATTGGAGGAGCAACAAGGAAGGAAAAAGGGACCTGCTCACTCTCGGCCAAGGACCTCTGCTTTAGCTCTGAACACACTGAACACACGCATACAACGCTACACTCACAGCCCAAAAGCCAAATACACCCACCCACGGTGTACTTATtgtgctcaatatatatatatatatattatatagttacAGTTAGCTTCACTGTGCAACAGTAATTGACACTCACCTTGGACCCTACTTACCCACTATAACAGCGATTCAAGGTAGAGGAGAAGGGGAAGAAGCTTGCCGCTGCTACTGGTTCActcgactgccatggccgagcttcactcggcagcttccatggccgccttGCACCtcgtctctctctccctctttcgcATCAACTCTCTCCTTCGCAATCTCTCCTGAGCTCCCTCTCTGCTCGCTCCCTCTATGTCtcactctctgtttctctccTCTGATTTCTCCATTCGGCTAGAAGCTTCCATGTGAGAgaaaaatatctctctctctttttgttttgaTCTACAACACACGCACACCGCctcaaattaaaacattaatttaattaatttaaattaaattaatttattcttttattagtattttcaaaatttgaggatattacaaGTAGcagcttaattaattaagagtaTTCTTCTGTACGTACTTGAGCTGAGCTTTGGGAACTACTAAATTGGAGGAGCAATTACCAATCATTATGTTTTTGGTAATTGCGTTAATCCATGTTGTTAACAAGAGATTACATGCTCGCGCGCACATACAAACCACGCAGGAAACTACAAATAAAAAAGATCCATACTTACATGCAAGTGTCAATCGCCATTGTTGGTGGGCTCTGTTCTGTCCATCCATCTTTCCGGCACTTCAAACGAATCAAACTGGATAGTCCTTGGAACGGCACGGCCGCCGCCCACCAGATTGGTCTCCACGAAAGTAGTCTCCCCGACGGAGGAGCGAGACTCCTTTAAGCCGTAAAAAGCATTGTTGGCTACTCGATAGTAAACCCTGTACTCGACGGCTATATCCGATGAACTCAGCTCGACATTCCGGGAACTCTCAATTTTGATGCTGAGAGTCGAAGTCATGGGCTTCGCAGCGTCCGAAAGCGCCACCAGATAGCTTGGATAGCAGTCAAAATAAATGGGTCCGTGGCGGAGAGAAGCTTGAGCCACCGCCAGAAGGGAATCGCCAAACTTGAAGTGGCGACAGTCGCGGAGGCAGACGAGAACAGAGCAGTCCAAGCCGGCGGCGGTGAGAGGCTTCACGGCGACTTGGACCAGGCCGAAATGAAGGTACCCGTACTTGATCATGTGATGCCGAACGGCTTGCGTGTCGAGTAAGTGGAGGTCGACGTATTCGCCGCGGATCGGCACCGTCTTCTTGAGTTTATGGATCTCGTAGTCTGGATCTCGCCAGAAGCTGAAGAAGCTCTTTCTATGGTAAATGCTGTGAACAGGAACCTCCGGGGGACTCCATTTCCGGAGAAGCTTCTCTAGTTCTTGACGCCGCTGCTCTTCTCTTGCACTTGCAGTGTCCATCTAAGCTAGCTGATAATCTTAAT encodes:
- the LOC127791902 gene encoding uncharacterized protein LOC127791902, whose amino-acid sequence is MDTASAREEQRRQELEKLLRKWSPPEVPVHSIYHRKSFFSFWRDPDYEIHKLKKTVPIRGEYVDLHLLDTQAVRHHMIKYGYLHFGLVQVAVKPLTAAGLDCSVLVCLRDCRHFKFGDSLLAVAQASLRHGPIYFDCYPSYLVALSDAAKPMTSTLSIKIESSRNVELSSSDIAVEYRVYYRVANNAFYGLKESRSSVGETTFVETNLVGGGRAVPRTIQFDSFEVPERWMDRTEPTNNGD